A stretch of Bradyrhizobium sp. AZCC 2262 DNA encodes these proteins:
- a CDS encoding ATP-binding cassette domain-containing protein, with protein sequence MQAIRGVDFSLAESEIRCLIGPNGAGKSTFFKLLTGQIKPTSGSVRFRGNDITSLQAHEIARLGIGIKTQQPSIFDGLSVRENLWIAAARRKKGKAIEQAVDTQVERLLLGGFVNSMAGQLAHGQRQLVELGVVLCGDPELILLDEPAAGMTEEERVKTATLIVEINRTHPIIVVEHDMSFIRSIAKRITVFNQGTILIEGGVEEVFSDQVVKDIYLGKRAAA encoded by the coding sequence ATGCAGGCCATTCGCGGCGTCGACTTTTCGCTCGCGGAAAGCGAAATTCGTTGTCTGATTGGACCCAACGGCGCGGGAAAGAGCACTTTCTTCAAGCTTCTCACCGGCCAGATCAAGCCGACGAGCGGATCCGTACGTTTTCGAGGCAACGACATCACGTCGCTTCAGGCCCATGAAATCGCCCGGCTTGGCATCGGCATCAAGACTCAGCAACCCAGCATCTTCGACGGCCTCTCGGTGCGCGAGAATCTGTGGATCGCCGCGGCACGACGCAAGAAGGGAAAAGCGATCGAACAGGCGGTCGATACCCAGGTCGAACGGTTGTTGCTTGGCGGTTTCGTGAACAGCATGGCAGGACAACTAGCGCATGGTCAGCGCCAGTTGGTCGAATTGGGGGTGGTGTTATGCGGCGACCCCGAATTAATCCTGCTAGACGAGCCTGCCGCCGGGATGACCGAGGAAGAGCGAGTGAAGACGGCGACGCTCATCGTTGAGATCAATCGAACGCATCCGATAATTGTGGTCGAGCACGATATGTCTTTTATTCGAAGCATCGCGAAGCGTATTACGGTATTCAATCAGGGAACGATACTCATCGAAGGGGGAGTCGAAGAGGTCTTCAGCGATCAGGTAGTCAAAGACATCTATCTCGGCAAGCGGGCTGCTGCGTGA
- a CDS encoding helix-turn-helix domain-containing protein, with protein sequence MLAEKIPINVKRGDSFDHWHEVTCRNYSVTECRPVSIKHFCAHISVWRFGALVISDLSCSTAVDNLITITRTPAHLRRDCRDDFQLWLITAGSAVFAQGGLEARMQPGDLVLQDQARPFALEFGPRHDAILITIPRPLMISRLPAASKFVARRISGDTNLGKLSAAIIRQSIALGDTSDEVAGRVGSSALDILATTIEVQLAERTDDTTAQTRRLAQVQRFVRANLHNPKLDLDTIAKIQKMSTRTLNRLFASEGTTPIRWLWQQRLAASFNALAEGHVSYVTDAALNFGFSDCAHFSRAFKAAYGQSPQTLIRGRIHPPSGFAGIASDPRR encoded by the coding sequence ATGCTCGCGGAAAAAATCCCGATCAACGTCAAGCGTGGCGACAGCTTCGACCACTGGCATGAGGTCACTTGCCGCAACTACTCCGTGACGGAATGTAGACCCGTCTCCATCAAACATTTCTGCGCGCATATCTCGGTTTGGCGGTTCGGCGCACTGGTGATCAGCGACCTGTCCTGCAGCACCGCCGTCGATAACTTGATCACAATCACCCGCACGCCGGCCCACCTTCGAAGAGATTGTCGGGACGACTTTCAGCTATGGCTTATAACTGCGGGTAGCGCGGTATTTGCACAGGGCGGGCTCGAAGCACGGATGCAGCCCGGCGACTTGGTCCTGCAGGACCAGGCTCGCCCTTTCGCTCTGGAGTTCGGTCCCCGGCACGACGCCATATTGATAACAATTCCGCGCCCCCTGATGATCTCGCGCCTACCCGCAGCGAGCAAGTTCGTTGCCCGTCGAATCTCAGGCGACACAAATCTCGGGAAACTGTCCGCCGCGATTATACGTCAATCAATTGCGCTGGGGGACACGTCCGACGAGGTAGCCGGGCGCGTCGGTTCTTCGGCGCTCGATATTTTGGCTACCACGATTGAGGTTCAGCTGGCGGAAAGAACGGATGACACCACGGCGCAGACGCGGCGCCTGGCTCAGGTGCAACGATTTGTCAGGGCAAACCTCCACAATCCCAAGCTGGACCTCGATACGATCGCCAAGATCCAGAAAATGTCAACTCGCACCCTCAATCGCCTGTTTGCATCGGAAGGCACGACGCCAATTCGCTGGTTGTGGCAACAGCGGCTGGCCGCGAGTTTTAACGCACTTGCGGAAGGACACGTCAGTTATGTGACCGACGCGGCATTGAACTTTGGCTTCAGCGATTGTGCGCACTTCAGTCGCGCGTTTAAGGCCGCATATGGCCAATCTCCACAGACGCTTATTCGCGGGCGCATACATCCGCCGTCGGGTTTTGCGGGAATTGCGAGCGACCCGCGCCGCTAA
- a CDS encoding urea ABC transporter substrate-binding protein, which yields MVMNRRSLLKGGAAATVFAPTLLRQAVAEGGPIVVGSMYDLSGGLEAYGKSMSDALKFAVDELNAAGGLLGRQIKVVSFDTQSNMQLYAQYAQEAALKSKVAVVHGGITSASREIIRPVLNRYKTLYFYSMPYEGGVCDRNVFVDGATPGHNTEVMVDYAVKTWGKKGYILAADYNYGQISSDWVKKYAKERGGGVIGTEFFPIDATNFSSTISKIQAAKPDWIMTVLVGGGPISFYRQFNAAGLSGKIPIMSTTFGGSNEQMVLTNEESNGIVVAYNYVEDIDTPANKDFLRRFRAKMGADYPPVTDLTMSSYLGVLQWAEGVKKAGTIDRDKVIEALESGLTIDGPSGKIMIDPQTHHSIFDVRLAKFKDKKTVILDTLPQRKPIDVAAVCDLKRNPRESKQYVITVK from the coding sequence ATGGTTATGAATCGAAGATCCTTGCTGAAGGGCGGTGCGGCTGCGACGGTGTTCGCTCCCACATTGCTTCGCCAAGCCGTTGCGGAAGGCGGCCCGATTGTCGTCGGCAGCATGTACGACCTGTCCGGCGGTCTTGAAGCGTACGGAAAGTCGATGTCCGACGCTCTCAAGTTTGCGGTGGACGAACTGAATGCAGCCGGCGGGCTGCTTGGCCGTCAGATAAAGGTCGTCAGCTTCGATACCCAGTCCAATATGCAGCTTTACGCGCAATATGCCCAGGAGGCGGCGCTCAAGAGCAAGGTTGCCGTCGTGCACGGAGGAATTACGTCCGCCTCGCGCGAAATCATCCGGCCGGTGCTCAACAGGTACAAGACGCTCTACTTCTATTCGATGCCGTATGAAGGCGGTGTCTGCGACCGGAACGTGTTCGTAGATGGCGCGACCCCCGGACACAATACCGAGGTGATGGTCGACTACGCAGTGAAGACCTGGGGAAAGAAGGGCTATATTCTTGCCGCGGACTACAACTATGGCCAGATCAGCTCCGACTGGGTGAAGAAGTATGCCAAGGAGCGGGGCGGGGGGGTTATCGGTACTGAGTTCTTCCCGATTGACGCGACTAACTTCAGCAGCACAATTTCCAAAATCCAGGCTGCGAAGCCCGACTGGATCATGACAGTGCTTGTCGGTGGCGGCCCGATCTCGTTCTATCGGCAGTTCAATGCGGCTGGGTTGTCCGGCAAGATTCCGATCATGTCGACCACCTTTGGGGGTAGCAATGAGCAGATGGTACTCACGAATGAAGAGTCCAACGGTATCGTTGTTGCGTACAACTATGTAGAGGATATCGACACTCCCGCAAACAAGGACTTCTTGCGGCGCTTCCGCGCGAAGATGGGGGCTGACTATCCGCCGGTGACGGACTTGACGATGTCGAGCTACCTAGGCGTCCTGCAGTGGGCCGAGGGTGTCAAGAAGGCAGGCACGATCGACCGCGACAAGGTGATCGAGGCGCTTGAGAGCGGACTGACGATCGATGGGCCGAGCGGAAAAATAATGATCGATCCGCAAACCCATCACAGCATCTTTGACGTTCGCCTCGCAAAATTCAAGGACAAGAAGACCGTCATTCTCGATACGCTGCCCCAGCGCAAGCCGATCGATGTTGCCGCAGTCTGTGACTTGAAGAGGAATCCCCGTGAATCGAAGCAGTACGTGATCACTGTCAAGTGA
- a CDS encoding ABC transporter ATP-binding protein gives MLQVENVHAGYGRIPVLTGINFTLTDGQVIGVLGHNGMGKTTLLKTLVGQTSLTSGAIRFDDADITHKSSFLRARAGIGYVPQGRAIFPKLSALDNLRMGFVPSRDLSEEEAIKGIVTEFPRLASILDRAGGALSGGEQQILALARCLCGRPKLLLLDEPTEGIQPSIVDEILQVLIRLHLERGLAIVVVEQHLDFIRRLSDRVLLIEKGAITGEISPDKVDEVQEYGGYVSAG, from the coding sequence ATGCTCCAAGTTGAAAACGTTCACGCCGGTTACGGTCGCATTCCGGTCCTCACGGGCATCAACTTCACCCTCACCGATGGTCAGGTCATCGGCGTGCTCGGACACAACGGAATGGGAAAGACGACTCTACTCAAAACGTTGGTCGGACAGACCTCACTGACAAGCGGTGCTATTAGATTTGATGATGCCGATATCACGCACAAATCGTCGTTTTTGCGTGCACGGGCCGGTATCGGCTACGTACCGCAAGGTCGCGCCATTTTTCCGAAACTGTCGGCTCTTGACAATCTGCGGATGGGCTTTGTTCCAAGCCGCGACCTTTCGGAAGAAGAGGCCATCAAGGGTATCGTGACCGAGTTTCCTCGGCTTGCTTCCATCCTCGATCGCGCCGGAGGAGCGTTATCGGGAGGCGAGCAGCAGATACTGGCGCTTGCGCGCTGTCTCTGTGGGCGTCCCAAGCTGCTCCTGCTGGACGAGCCGACGGAGGGAATTCAGCCTTCAATCGTGGACGAAATTCTGCAAGTTCTGATCCGGTTGCACCTCGAGCGGGGATTGGCCATCGTTGTTGTTGAACAACACCTCGACTTCATTCGCCGCTTGTCCGATCGCGTGCTGCTGATTGAGAAGGGCGCGATCACGGGAGAGATATCGCCCGATAAGGTGGACGAAGTTCAAGAGTATGGCGGGTATGTTTCCGCCGGATGA
- a CDS encoding ABC transporter permease subunit, producing MYAFVRSNASLFAVGVIGIALLIGLPLALDLFALLRATLYVIFAILALSLAFIWGYGGILCFGHSAFFGLGGYAYAVGVLNLGDSTIPMAIAMALPALLAATLGYFMFYARISDVYVGVITLTVTLIFYNVVNSTAGPQYRIGDVPLGGFNGIPNVPALNVPFNPDVVLDPEGMFAVCMVVLILVYFALRALLRMRFGRVLVAIRENESRVEFLGYDARLHKLIAFAIGGAIAGLAGGLFTAWANFISPTAFSVVQSAQIIIWLMVGGVGTLVGPVIGAVLIAWLTASLGSQQTIDANVILGTVLLAFVLLVPKGVAPIVTDRLVPWLLSLRRWPIAVTNAPQKDKP from the coding sequence ATGTACGCTTTTGTTCGCTCCAATGCTTCCCTTTTCGCAGTAGGCGTCATCGGGATTGCGCTGCTCATCGGGTTGCCTCTCGCACTTGACTTGTTCGCTCTTCTGCGGGCCACGTTGTATGTGATCTTCGCCATTCTCGCCCTCAGCCTGGCCTTCATCTGGGGCTATGGCGGGATTCTTTGCTTCGGCCATTCCGCCTTCTTCGGCCTGGGGGGCTACGCCTACGCGGTGGGTGTGCTCAATCTTGGAGACAGCACCATCCCTATGGCAATCGCGATGGCGTTGCCGGCCCTGCTCGCGGCCACGCTCGGCTATTTCATGTTCTATGCGCGCATCAGTGACGTCTACGTCGGGGTGATCACCCTGACGGTGACGCTGATCTTCTATAACGTGGTCAATTCGACCGCGGGGCCGCAGTATCGTATTGGCGACGTTCCTCTCGGCGGATTCAACGGGATCCCGAACGTACCCGCCCTGAACGTGCCCTTTAATCCGGACGTGGTGCTCGATCCCGAGGGCATGTTCGCCGTCTGCATGGTCGTGCTGATACTCGTCTACTTCGCATTGCGAGCGTTGCTTCGCATGCGGTTCGGGCGGGTGCTCGTCGCAATCAGGGAGAATGAGAGTCGGGTCGAATTCCTGGGCTACGATGCGCGGCTCCACAAGCTGATTGCATTTGCAATCGGCGGCGCGATTGCGGGCCTCGCTGGTGGGCTGTTTACGGCGTGGGCAAATTTCATAAGCCCGACGGCGTTCAGCGTGGTTCAATCCGCCCAGATCATCATCTGGCTGATGGTCGGGGGAGTCGGAACGTTGGTTGGCCCAGTGATCGGCGCGGTGTTGATCGCATGGCTGACCGCAAGCCTTGGATCCCAGCAGACCATCGATGCGAACGTCATTCTGGGGACGGTTCTGTTAGCCTTTGTGCTGCTTGTTCCCAAGGGCGTGGCGCCTATCGTGACGGACCGGCTGGTCCCTTGGCTGCTCTCGCTGCGCCGTTGGCCGATCGCAGTTACGAACGCGCCGCAGAAGGATAAACCGTGA
- a CDS encoding LysR family transcriptional regulator, whose product MNDRADAIDLRRLIYFVAVAEELHFGRAAARLAIAQPPLSRQVAQLEADLGVILIDRSRMQIRLTQAGSVLLERARDVLERLDRAQREIKRIGEGFSGHLRVAFVGSATYGVLPNVIKAFRLAYPEVELALSAMNNAELKRAVIQREIDIAVARPSLDDEELKVEPLHHEPLILALPAALASAQARPIRLADIKSNTFVLYPRKPRPSFADYILKICLDEGFIPKSQVLAQDFQTAISLISVGVGIALVPESVSQSERPGVTYCTYIGSNPGASLSLNYRRDNRMPHLFNFLKIAKKVTSARAGLKA is encoded by the coding sequence GTGAACGACCGCGCAGATGCGATAGATCTAAGGCGGCTCATCTATTTCGTTGCAGTGGCGGAGGAGCTGCATTTTGGGCGGGCAGCAGCGCGGCTTGCAATCGCGCAGCCACCGCTCAGCCGCCAGGTAGCTCAGCTCGAAGCCGATTTGGGGGTCATACTCATTGACCGCAGCCGGATGCAGATACGTTTGACCCAAGCCGGATCTGTCCTGCTTGAGCGTGCACGCGACGTCTTGGAACGGCTCGATCGCGCCCAGCGCGAGATAAAGCGAATCGGAGAAGGTTTTTCGGGACATCTTCGCGTCGCGTTCGTTGGCTCAGCTACTTATGGTGTTCTTCCTAACGTCATCAAGGCATTTCGTTTGGCATATCCAGAAGTCGAACTGGCACTGTCGGCGATGAACAATGCTGAGCTGAAGCGGGCCGTCATCCAGCGCGAAATCGACATTGCCGTCGCACGGCCATCACTAGATGATGAGGAACTTAAAGTGGAACCTCTTCACCATGAGCCCCTGATTCTCGCTTTGCCCGCCGCGTTAGCGTCGGCTCAAGCGCGCCCAATACGGCTGGCAGATATCAAGAGCAATACGTTCGTTCTTTACCCGCGAAAGCCACGCCCGAGCTTCGCCGATTACATTCTCAAGATCTGTCTGGATGAGGGCTTCATTCCCAAATCGCAGGTGCTGGCCCAGGATTTTCAGACCGCAATCAGTCTTATTTCCGTCGGAGTCGGGATTGCGCTGGTACCGGAATCCGTTTCCCAGTCGGAACGACCAGGCGTCACTTATTGCACTTATATAGGAAGCAATCCTGGCGCGTCTCTCTCGCTGAACTACAGGCGCGATAACCGCATGCCTCATCTCTTCAACTTCCTGAAGATTGCGAAAAAGGTCACGTCGGCACGCGCGGGACTGAAAGCGTGA
- a CDS encoding branched-chain amino acid ABC transporter permease, with amino-acid sequence MDFVILVGIDFVNGIATLALMSIGLAVVFGMMRIINLAHGEFMVMGSYSAAVATHFHVNIWIAILIVPPITVAIIGLLVERVIMRHLYGRMVETMLATWGLSLFIVGCLTMVFGDHTEGVPAPLPAIKVGDYQASGYGLFVIFMSTVTIAGVYAVLRTTRLGLLARGTMQNAEMAAALGVDTSRIYATTFAFGAGLAGLAGGVLAPISGVFPSIGGSYIGRAFITVIGGGPAPLVGTISASAVFGFVNQLATFVSNPVYGEVALLIGAVILIRLLPNGITGRYFRRAL; translated from the coding sequence TTGGATTTCGTCATCCTCGTTGGAATTGATTTCGTTAACGGCATTGCGACGTTGGCTCTCATGAGCATCGGCCTTGCCGTCGTCTTCGGCATGATGCGCATTATAAACCTGGCACACGGAGAGTTTATGGTCATGGGCAGCTACAGCGCCGCTGTCGCAACCCATTTTCACGTCAACATATGGATTGCGATCCTGATTGTCCCACCGATCACGGTGGCCATCATCGGGTTGCTCGTTGAGCGCGTCATCATGCGTCATCTGTACGGACGGATGGTGGAAACAATGCTGGCGACCTGGGGGCTGAGCCTATTCATAGTCGGCTGCCTGACAATGGTTTTCGGCGATCACACCGAAGGCGTTCCGGCTCCCCTGCCAGCGATCAAGGTGGGAGACTATCAAGCGAGTGGCTATGGGCTCTTTGTCATCTTCATGTCGACGGTCACGATTGCCGGGGTGTATGCGGTCTTGCGCACGACGCGGCTCGGGCTGTTAGCCAGGGGAACGATGCAGAACGCCGAGATGGCTGCAGCCCTGGGTGTTGATACCTCGAGGATCTATGCAACAACATTTGCGTTTGGCGCGGGGCTCGCCGGACTGGCCGGGGGGGTGCTCGCGCCGATCTCCGGTGTTTTCCCGTCCATCGGCGGGTCCTATATTGGTCGTGCCTTCATCACCGTCATAGGCGGCGGGCCGGCGCCGCTTGTGGGTACGATTTCGGCTTCCGCCGTATTCGGATTCGTCAATCAACTTGCAACATTCGTCTCCAACCCCGTCTACGGGGAGGTGGCGCTGCTTATTGGCGCGGTTATCTTGATCCGTCTGTTGCCAAACGGGATCACCGGCCGATATTTCCGACGAGCACTCTGA